AAATTGGGCCAGTGGGTGGCTAATTCCCTCACTTTGGTGATTAATCCTAAAACATAGTCCAGTGTTGATTTTAAGATTATAATTCAAATTCAACTTACTTTATACCCTGGGAGCAAGAATCCAAAATCATTATTTAGTGATTTACAATAGATTGTAGGGCCTTACTGGGTTAATATTTTGAGTCTGTTTTCTTGTGGTATTCATGGTGGGACCCCAAAAAACCTGTAATTATCTTCTGAAAGGCAGGTCCTTTGAAGTATAGGCTTGcctgctagatgagtgttctacgaagccatctgtatcagtgtaccagctagtggtggtgtgagaggctgcactGGGCTTAGGTGAACTTTCTTTGGGGGAGGCTCTTTCAGAGTGTTTGTCTATTTCACAaggggtgatttatgagtgtgcACCTGGCCACACCAgactgagtgtttagcagtttttgaccaaaaccaggacggacctccctcccctctaccccggtgtcccacccttcctattcatccagtctcaccccaagtgacttttgtgtgtgtgtgtgtgtgtgtccgtccctttggtgaaaaaagtcctcagagggaaccattttgccgatgtggaagaggtaaaacaacaaaaaacagtagaagcactaaaaggcatcaaattgacaagtttaaaaactgttttgagcagtgaaaaaaatgtctacataggtgtattgcatcaagtggagagtactttgaaggtgactgaagtttaaacatgtaacaataaatatgcaatattgtaaataaattccaggggttttttttttatcccccctccccgcccttgTATGATACTGCACATCAGGCTTTGATTGGTACTGCTTTATAAGGAAATTGATTATACTTGGCCTAAAAGCTTTAATATCTAAGTATCCTGGGGTGCTTTTGACTGAAATAAATGGAACACGATTCCACTCTGTTGCATTCAATATGTAATGTTATGGCTCCAAAGTAACTAAAGTAGAGTAAAGAGAAATAAGACtggcaaaaatataaatgcattaatAGGATATTAGATTTTGGtcttttactgttttaatttttgtttgattataagttttttaaataatctattttaTTAGCAAAATTAGAATAAATGGAAACTTAATGTACCAGGATGAATTTGAGAAGTTAAAAACAAGTGATTAAACTTTGTTGTAGTACTTTTCCTTGTATTAAAATCATCAATTTTTGTTTGCAGAATGTGATGGTTGTTAGCTGTGTGTATCCTTCTTCAGAGTAAGTAcagagatttttctatttttagtataTAACATTCTAATTATTATagtatttctaatatatttgtcTTAAAATAGGTTGCACTTATTTTATGTCTAATTAAACttgataatatttataaatacttgTGAATTTACTACCCAGTTTCCATTCTACCCAGTTTCCAAAGTAGAATATTACCAATAACATTACCTGTATGTTTTTCCAATAAAGGCATTTGGATTAAAGAGATTTATGATTTACTGTAATCTTCACATCGTTGGATTTATGTTATTACTGTTGTCAGTGGCCCTGGGATCCTATTCTAGATACTCTTCCCTAGGGCATCTTTAGGAATAGCTGATAGCTGCTTGATGACATTCCTCCTCATGATGGAAAGCTATATATTTTCAGTTCTCAAGATTTATATGGCAAATTAAGATGTCAGTTAATATTTGCACAGTCTGTGgcaaaattaacattttgttaaTGAGTGGCTATTCTGGAAATTATAAGTTGTTTAGCAGTGTCCTAAGCCTGTCAGTAatgtcccctttcctccctgctctctcccaaaatattttcagactttttcatgtgtctcttggGATGCAGGGTGATGGTAGGGTTATTATGAGGAGGATGTTGCCTCCTGTTGAGAAACAGGACTAAATGAGTGAGAGGATCTAAACAATATTTCCATACAGAAGACTTGTAGACATTGAACTTACTGGAGAATTGAACCGAAAGGTTATATAATTTGTTGGCTAGTTCCTAGTGGGAAATACACATTAAACAGTTTAGGTTTAAGGTTAAAAATATCTCTTGATTTCATAGACAGAGACAgaatttctttttagaattttttaaaggatatacCTATGCCATTAATTAAGAGAATCCCATGATATTTCTTGCAGAGGATTAATGTTTGGTTCTGTGATCTTACAAAATTTAGACTTTTGATTCTTGTCAAAACTAAGACACTAAACCATCCAtaacagtgttttttgtttttttttttctcatagaaaaAACAATTCCAATAGTTTAAATCGAATGAATGGTGTTATGTTTCCTGGAAATTCATCAAGTTATACTGAAAGGTAAtactcttaatttttaatattcaaagagTTTACATTTCCTTAATATTGAGTAGCAGGCTCAatatactttttaagaaattgggCGTTTTATGGAGGATATAGAATATACTGAACAGAATTAGTTAATTTGGTAACCTATGGATATGAAAGTCAGTTAACTTGAAAGGTGTGACTTTTAGCAAAACTGGAAAATGATCTTCATTTATCTTGCCACAGGTCTAATATAAATGGGCCAGGAACACCCAGGCCACTTAATCGACCAAAGGTTTCTTTGTCAGTTCCCATGACAGCAAATGGCTTGCCTGAGGGCACAGATGGCAGAGAGTCAAACTTAcagcaaaatgaagacaaaaatcacaggtTTGTTTGtggttaataattaaaaaataatataaagtgttAGCGTTTAGTGCTGATTTTGAGCACTCATAGTTTACAATTCACTCTTGTTTGTGGTATAATACAGGTTTTAATGTAGTTATAGGAGCTCTTAGCACATGCTGAAGATGGGCATAGAAAAGGAGTAAAACTGCTAATTTGGGGAGGTCCTCTTTCAAATACggtcttaagaaaataaagtggTTGTAATGCATTTTAAGTCTTGTTTTTGAAAGTAACTagaaaagatatttgtaaatgaGTTGAAATTTTGTGAATAATTTCTTATTGTAGATCATGAAAGGCAACATTTATATCCCATCTCAAATACTCTGCATCATATTAAGGGAAAGAAGACTAAATAAGTGAGAGAACATAAGAGTATTTTATATGCAAGACTtgtagttttgctttttgttttaaagatttaatttatttacttttaaagagagaagaagggagggagagagagagggagagaaacatcaatgtgtgggtgcctcttgcatgccccctatggcggacctggcccacaacccaggcatgtgccatgactggggattgaactggcgaccctttcgttctcaggctggcattcaatcctgaaccccaccagccagggcaaggcttgTAGTTTTATTATAGGAGGACATTTAACTTACTGGCAAATTGAACAGAAAGGTCCTAATACCTTGTTAACTAGTTCCTAGTGGGAAACGCTCATTAAAGAGCTTAGGTTCCTTTGCAATTTTTCTCCTTATGTTTTTTTCGCCCAGATAATATAATTTAACTTTGATACTGAaggacaattaaaaattattagactTTAAAGTGAGAATGGAGAAGACAAAATAATCTTACTaatgacactttaaaaaaaaacttttacagTGACTCTCTGACATCTGGATCAGAAGGTTCCTCAGCGAGccctataaaaaacaaacatccaGATGAATATGCTGTGGAAGCTGAAGGGCATGAGGTAAAAAGACTTCGATTTGACAAAGAAAGTGAAGTCAGAGAGACAGCCAGTCAGACATCTTCCAGTGAAATTTCTTCACTTACGGTAGAAGAAGCAGAAGCATCATCTTCATCTCAggataaagacaaagaaagttgTACCAGGCAACACTGTATAGAagaggatgaagaagaggatgaagaggaagaagaaggtatTTAGAGACCATCTGTAAAAGGGTGGAGTAAGGAGATCCTCAAATTCTTGTACTTCATTTTTGCGTGAAAGAATGTAACATAATGGAATTCCTTATAATGCTGatgtttggctttttttcccacatttattTAGTTGCTGCTGAGTTTCAGGGGATATGATTTGAACTGTAGAATATCACAATTCGTGAAACTTAACTTTTGGaggtattttgaaaataaaatttaactacaacaacatttgcttatttttagagtcTTTTATGACATCAAGAGAAATGAccccagaaagaaaaaaccaagGAAAAGAATCTGATGATGCCTTAACTGTGAATGAAGAGACTTCTGAGGAAAATAATCAAATGGAGGAATCTTACCTGACTCAAGCTGAGAAAGATTTACATTCTGAAGATAGTGAAAATACAGGCCCTGAAAGTAGTGGTTCTGATTGCCATGAAACAGAAGAATTAGTAGGATCCAGTTCCAGTAAAACTGAAGAAATCCTCTCAGAATCATCCATGGAAAACGATGACAAAGCCACAGAAGTCATAGAAGAACCAATGGAACAAGACTAACTGTTTAGAAACATTTAGATACAGTATTTTACATACAGTTCTGGTTTTACACTGTATAGAACTTTTATGTAATAAAGTGGACCTTTAGTTTTACAAGAGAAGCAGGttgtaaaataaagtattttgggGAATAAATCCTGAAAGAGTTGTACATACAAGAATGTGACTATCAGCTCCTTGGGTCCTGCTTACCGCTGACTTTTTTTGGTTTGGTCAAATCAGTGGTTTgtgtatagattttttttaaatttagaattaaagtttttaaactggaaagtaattataattttgaaaacctTTTGGAGATTATTTAGTTTATACGTACACAAGAAAGCTTTCTGTCTTGTCTCTTTCTGACAGCTCTAGCAGTTTTCATATTTTGGTCATAGTTGCAACATTTTAAGATGTGAATTGTAGGGTTTCATGCTTATTTCCAGATTTTATTGTTTGATTGTGTACAGTGGACTTTAagtcatatatacatacatatatacacacacacacatatattctaaagggggaaaatgttatatttttgtttctataagaGATGAATAAATACAGTGGATACTTTTTCTATTGGTAATAATTGAATTCACTCTTTCAGAAgatagtttctttctcttctgtgtaaTTCAAATATAATCTGGCCCTTGAGAAACCCTGGAAATCTTAAGTCTGTTGAAATACCCAAGTAAACACATTCCAAGAGATCTGttcaaactaaaaatgttttgtacATTTCTGAGGTGCCTGAGAAAAAGACTTCATTATTTATGCGAAAATGTGCTTTATCTTGGAAATTTTGTTCAAACATTAGCATAA
This DNA window, taken from Phyllostomus discolor isolate MPI-MPIP mPhyDis1 chromosome 7, mPhyDis1.pri.v3, whole genome shotgun sequence, encodes the following:
- the PPP4R2 gene encoding serine/threonine-protein phosphatase 4 regulatory subunit 2 isoform X3; this encodes MIQWSQFKGYFTFKLEKVMDDFRTSAPEPRGPPNPNVEYIPFDEMKERILKIVTGFNGIPFTIQRLCELLTDPRRNYTGTDKFLRGVEKNVMVVSCVYPSSEKNNSNSLNRMNGVMFPGNSSSYTERSNINGPGTPRPLNRPKVSLSVPMTANGLPEGTDGRESNLQQNEDKNHSDSLTSGSEGSSASPIKNKHPDEYAVEAEGHEVKRLRFDKESEVRETASQTSSSEISSLTVEEAEASSSSQDKDKESCTRQHCIEEDEEEDEEEEEESFMTSREMTPERKNQGKESDDALTVNEETSEENNQMEESYLTQAEKDLHSEDSENTGPESSGSDCHETEELVGSSSSKTEEILSESSMENDDKATEVIEEPMEQD
- the PPP4R2 gene encoding serine/threonine-protein phosphatase 4 regulatory subunit 2 isoform X6, translated to MNGVMFPGNSSSYTERSNINGPGTPRPLNRPKVSLSVPMTANGLPEGTDGRESNLQQNEDKNHSDSLTSGSEGSSASPIKNKHPDEYAVEAEGHEVKRLRFDKESEVRETASQTSSSEISSLTVEEAEASSSSQDKDKESCTRQHCIEEDEEEDEEEEEESFMTSREMTPERKNQGKESDDALTVNEETSEENNQMEESYLTQAEKDLHSEDSENTGPESSGSDCHETEELVGSSSSKTEEILSESSMENDDKATEVIEEPMEQD
- the PPP4R2 gene encoding serine/threonine-protein phosphatase 4 regulatory subunit 2 isoform X4 yields the protein MDVERLQEALKDFEKRGKKEVCPVLDQFLCHVAKTGETMIQWSQFKGYFTFKLEKVMDDFRTSAPEPRGPPNPNVEYIPFDEMKERILKIVTGFNGIPFTIQRLCELLTDPRRNYTGTDKFLRGVEKNVMVVSCVYPSSEKNNSNSLNRMNGVMFPGNSSSYTESDSLTSGSEGSSASPIKNKHPDEYAVEAEGHEVKRLRFDKESEVRETASQTSSSEISSLTVEEAEASSSSQDKDKESCTRQHCIEEDEEEDEEEEEESFMTSREMTPERKNQGKESDDALTVNEETSEENNQMEESYLTQAEKDLHSEDSENTGPESSGSDCHETEELVGSSSSKTEEILSESSMENDDKATEVIEEPMEQD
- the PPP4R2 gene encoding serine/threonine-protein phosphatase 4 regulatory subunit 2 isoform X1 — encoded protein: MVGGLMRNTANFCFFPYLDFEKRGKKEVCPVLDQFLCHVAKTGETMIQWSQFKGYFTFKLEKVMDDFRTSAPEPRGPPNPNVEYIPFDEMKERILKIVTGFNGIPFTIQRLCELLTDPRRNYTGTDKFLRGVEKNVMVVSCVYPSSEKNNSNSLNRMNGVMFPGNSSSYTERSNINGPGTPRPLNRPKVSLSVPMTANGLPEGTDGRESNLQQNEDKNHSDSLTSGSEGSSASPIKNKHPDEYAVEAEGHEVKRLRFDKESEVRETASQTSSSEISSLTVEEAEASSSSQDKDKESCTRQHCIEEDEEEDEEEEEESFMTSREMTPERKNQGKESDDALTVNEETSEENNQMEESYLTQAEKDLHSEDSENTGPESSGSDCHETEELVGSSSSKTEEILSESSMENDDKATEVIEEPMEQD
- the PPP4R2 gene encoding serine/threonine-protein phosphatase 4 regulatory subunit 2 isoform X2, with amino-acid sequence MDVERLQEALKDFEKRGKKEVCPVLDQFLCHVAKTGETMIQWSQFKGYFTFKLEKVMDDFRTSAPEPRGPPNPNVEYIPFDEMKERILKIVTGFNGIPFTIQRLCELLTDPRRNYTGTDKFLRGVEKNVMVVSCVYPSSEKNNSNSLNRMNGVMFPGNSSSYTERSNINGPGTPRPLNRPKVSLSVPMTANGLPEGTDGRESNLQQNEDKNHSDSLTSGSEGSSASPIKNKHPDEYAVEAEGHEVKRLRFDKESEVRETASQTSSSEISSLTVEEAEASSSSQDKDKESCTRQHCIEEDEEEDEEEEEESFMTSREMTPERKNQGKESDDALTVNEETSEENNQMEESYLTQAEKDLHSEDSENTGPESSGSDCHETEELVGSSSSKTEEILSESSMENDDKATEVIEEPMEQD
- the PPP4R2 gene encoding serine/threonine-protein phosphatase 4 regulatory subunit 2 isoform X5 → MSILGGGECQRQSIPFTIQRLCELLTDPRRNYTGTDKFLRGVEKNVMVVSCVYPSSEKNNSNSLNRMNGVMFPGNSSSYTERSNINGPGTPRPLNRPKVSLSVPMTANGLPEGTDGRESNLQQNEDKNHSDSLTSGSEGSSASPIKNKHPDEYAVEAEGHEVKRLRFDKESEVRETASQTSSSEISSLTVEEAEASSSSQDKDKESCTRQHCIEEDEEEDEEEEEESFMTSREMTPERKNQGKESDDALTVNEETSEENNQMEESYLTQAEKDLHSEDSENTGPESSGSDCHETEELVGSSSSKTEEILSESSMENDDKATEVIEEPMEQD